The following proteins are encoded in a genomic region of Methanoculleus bourgensis MS2:
- a CDS encoding type I 3-dehydroquinate dehydratase, which yields MKIVVSVEDAGVIDEAVKYSPTFIEIRLDRMAGDLLDQVRVIREKTAIPLIATLRSREEGGRFVGNADLWTRIIGPITRYVDFVDVEARYRDHAPLIKSQGVQILASLHTSEMPTPPELGKIESMLRSYGDIPKIVVKPRTTDDLLALVAFTHQAQKPICTSIMGAEFRYARAILPLFGSEFMFCHAGTPTAEGQYHIQEARQIADLLK from the coding sequence ATGAAGATCGTCGTCTCTGTGGAGGATGCCGGCGTTATCGACGAGGCGGTGAAGTACAGCCCGACGTTCATCGAGATCAGGCTCGACAGGATGGCCGGCGACCTGCTGGACCAGGTCCGTGTGATCCGGGAGAAGACCGCAATCCCCCTGATCGCCACGCTCAGGAGCAGGGAGGAAGGGGGGCGGTTCGTCGGCAACGCGGACCTCTGGACCAGGATCATCGGCCCGATCACGAGATACGTCGATTTCGTGGACGTCGAGGCCCGTTACCGGGACCACGCACCGCTCATCAAGAGCCAGGGGGTCCAGATCCTCGCATCGCTGCATACGAGCGAGATGCCCACCCCCCCAGAACTGGGAAAGATCGAGAGTATGCTCAGGTCCTACGGGGATATCCCGAAGATCGTCGTGAAACCCCGCACCACCGACGACCTCCTTGCGCTCGTCGCCTTCACCCACCAGGCCCAGAAACCCATCTGCACGAGTATCATGGGCGCCGAGTTCCGCTACGCCCGTGCGATCCTGCCCCTCTTCGGGTCGGAGTTCATGTTCTGCCATGCCGGCACCCCGACGGCTGAAGGGCAGTACCATATACAGGAGGCGCGCCAGATCGCTGACCTGCTGAAGTGA
- a CDS encoding pyrroline-5-carboxylate reductase family protein: MDCLGVIGYGQMGSMLVNGFLTSGVLQIDEVVVSSKSKRSLDACAAAWPGIGIAATNAELARRCRTVIIAVRPQEIMTVLREIVPVMDGDEHIVSLAAGVGLADLEAAFTGSVTRVVPTVTSAVGQGTTLICHGRQIGMNDALRVEGIFSSIGDVVLVEEDELPAATLLSSCGPGLLAAIIEELAGATARASGLSPDQTLVLATGMVTATAAYLRETGEAPSDLIRRVATGGGITEVGVQELRQRLPGVFDEVFAAMLERHDAMGE; the protein is encoded by the coding sequence ATGGACTGTTTAGGGGTTATCGGCTACGGGCAGATGGGCAGCATGCTGGTGAACGGGTTTCTTACATCCGGGGTGCTCCAGATCGATGAGGTCGTGGTTTCGTCGAAGAGCAAGAGGAGCCTGGACGCATGCGCCGCCGCATGGCCCGGGATCGGCATCGCTGCAACGAACGCTGAACTCGCCCGGCGGTGCCGCACGGTCATCATCGCCGTCAGGCCGCAGGAGATAATGACTGTCCTCCGCGAGATTGTTCCGGTGATGGACGGGGATGAGCATATCGTCTCGCTCGCCGCCGGCGTGGGCCTTGCTGATCTCGAAGCGGCGTTTACGGGGTCGGTCACCCGCGTTGTGCCCACGGTCACCTCCGCGGTCGGGCAGGGGACGACGCTGATCTGCCACGGGCGCCAGATCGGGATGAACGACGCCCTCCGGGTGGAGGGGATCTTCTCGTCGATCGGGGATGTGGTGCTCGTCGAGGAGGATGAACTCCCGGCGGCAACGCTTCTTTCGAGTTGCGGCCCGGGGCTGCTTGCCGCCATCATCGAGGAACTGGCGGGGGCGACGGCCCGGGCAAGCGGACTTTCGCCGGACCAGACACTCGTGCTGGCGACAGGGATGGTCACGGCTACGGCCGCCTACCTCAGGGAGACCGGCGAGGCTCCCTCTGACCTGATCCGGCGGGTCGCGACCGGCGGCGGCATAACCGAGGTCGGGGTGCAGGAACTCCGGCAACGGCTCCCGGGAGTCTTTGACGAGGTCTTCGCCGCCATGCTGGAGCGTCACGATGCGATGGGGGAGTGA
- a CDS encoding type II toxin-antitoxin system HicA family toxin encodes MKLPRITGEKVISALKKAGFEVVGIRGSHHYLHHPRRGAIVTVPVHSKKTLAPKTLQAILLQAGISPEEFQALL; translated from the coding sequence ATGAAACTCCCTAGAATCACCGGGGAGAAGGTAATCAGCGCTTTGAAGAAAGCCGGCTTTGAGGTGGTTGGCATCCGGGGCAGCCACCATTATCTCCACCACCCCCGGCGCGGTGCCATCGTCACCGTTCCCGTCCACTCCAAAAAGACCCTTGCGCCAAAGACGCTCCAGGCAATTCTTCTCCAGGCCGGGATCTCGCCCGAAGAATTCCAGGCACTCCTGTAA
- a CDS encoding type II toxin-antitoxin system HicB family antitoxin, with translation MSATRLRYTVLMEQNEDGGYTVTVPSLPGCISEGSTWEEALAHIEEAISGYIEVAKKLGKPIPVEVSVPLNTSNAEI, from the coding sequence TTGTCAGCCACTCGTCTCCGCTACACAGTCCTTATGGAACAGAATGAAGATGGGGGGTATACCGTAACGGTTCCCTCCCTTCCGGGATGTATCAGCGAGGGGTCTACCTGGGAAGAGGCCCTGGCGCATATCGAGGAGGCGATCTCGGGGTATATCGAGGTGGCTAAAAAACTGGGGAAGCCAATTCCGGTTGAGGTCTCTGTCCCTCTCAATACAAGTAACGCAGAGATATGA
- a CDS encoding DUF3656 domain-containing U32 family peptidase, producing MPHDYPETGSAASPELLAPAGSPEALAAAVAAGADAVYLAGRRFGARHYAANFSDDELRSAVGYAHLRGVRVYVTVNTLVSDAELPDVVRYLLWLYETGVDAVLVQDTGVAALAREVVPDLPLHASTQMTIHNREGVARAAREGFSRVVPARELTLPEIEDIAEVPGIGIEVFAHGALCYCYSGQCLLSSVIGGRSGNRGMCAQPCRKPYRLVTAEKDEYGRPRNLRAVPAEGQYLLSTRDLAVYPSLDRIARAPVASLKIEGRMRSAEYVATVVAIYRRALDAIAAGEAWSPSGEDMRDLALAFNRKFTEGYILGASDIMARDRPGNRGILLGTVVGYDPGRREATVRLTGEVVPRSGDGLAFCTEDPERDVGAVVRGTPAVRRGMVRVGVPAPVGRDTEVFLTKSADLEARATKIAEHLEPLPIDVTVTWDDGTPCFEGVLPGRGGEPLRVLYRADLQMEPARSRPLAPEEIAEQFTRTGGTPFVIRRLDLRYPGGLFTPLSALNRVRRTFLEKVEEAVAAAHRPGPDAVRAARERAEAAISGLVRTGGVANRLPSVSVYTDTLEGVEAAVRGGARTVYFEPAGPVVPALLEEAAALCRAGGADAVWKWPSITRRAFLDAAAPLLPSLYDAGVHGVMVSGLGAADAVREAEPRMRLFGAAGLNVWNHCTTRVLAPLFLRCTASPELPAGDLARLAELTGDAPGLEVLVQGNIEAMVTEDRLAAVSGDRFLGLQDRRNHVFPLRCDSESRVYIANAVETCLIDHLPRIIGMGIDAVAIDARGRGPRYAGEMARLYLAGIESVGRGDPGMLDVLKDEVKQRALGGITGGHFVRGLTG from the coding sequence ATGCCGCACGATTATCCAGAGACCGGTTCGGCCGCATCGCCGGAACTGCTTGCCCCTGCCGGGTCGCCGGAAGCCCTTGCCGCAGCAGTCGCCGCCGGCGCCGACGCGGTCTACCTTGCAGGGAGACGTTTCGGGGCCAGGCACTATGCGGCGAACTTCTCGGACGATGAGCTCCGGTCCGCCGTCGGTTACGCGCACCTCCGGGGTGTGCGGGTCTATGTCACCGTAAACACCCTCGTCAGTGACGCCGAACTCCCCGACGTGGTCCGCTACCTCCTCTGGCTCTACGAGACCGGGGTCGACGCGGTCCTGGTGCAGGACACCGGTGTGGCGGCGCTCGCCCGGGAGGTTGTCCCGGACCTCCCCCTCCACGCCTCCACCCAGATGACGATCCACAACCGCGAGGGCGTGGCCCGGGCCGCGCGAGAGGGGTTCTCCCGCGTGGTCCCGGCACGGGAACTCACCCTCCCCGAGATCGAGGATATCGCGGAGGTGCCGGGGATCGGCATCGAGGTCTTCGCCCACGGTGCGCTCTGCTACTGCTACTCGGGGCAGTGCCTCCTCTCCTCGGTCATCGGGGGCCGGAGCGGGAACCGGGGGATGTGCGCCCAGCCGTGCAGGAAGCCCTACCGGCTCGTGACCGCCGAGAAGGACGAGTACGGCCGCCCACGAAACCTCCGGGCCGTGCCTGCAGAGGGGCAGTACCTGCTCTCGACCCGCGACCTCGCGGTATACCCCAGCCTCGACCGGATAGCGCGCGCACCGGTGGCGTCGCTCAAGATCGAGGGGAGGATGCGCTCCGCAGAGTATGTCGCCACGGTGGTCGCCATCTACCGGCGCGCCCTCGACGCGATCGCCGCCGGGGAGGCCTGGTCGCCCTCTGGAGAGGATATGCGGGACCTTGCGCTTGCGTTCAACCGGAAGTTCACGGAGGGCTACATCCTCGGCGCATCCGATATCATGGCCCGCGACCGGCCCGGGAACCGCGGGATCCTGCTCGGCACGGTCGTCGGTTACGATCCCGGGCGGCGGGAGGCGACCGTCCGCCTCACCGGGGAGGTCGTGCCCCGCTCCGGCGACGGACTGGCCTTCTGCACGGAGGACCCCGAGCGCGACGTGGGCGCGGTCGTCCGCGGCACCCCTGCCGTCCGCCGCGGCATGGTGCGGGTCGGGGTTCCTGCGCCTGTCGGACGGGATACTGAGGTCTTCCTGACGAAGAGCGCGGACCTCGAGGCGCGGGCAACAAAGATCGCCGAGCATTTGGAGCCGCTGCCGATCGATGTTACGGTCACCTGGGATGACGGCACGCCCTGCTTTGAGGGGGTGCTCCCCGGGCGCGGCGGAGAACCGCTCCGGGTCTTGTACCGGGCAGACCTGCAGATGGAGCCGGCGCGGAGCCGGCCGCTCGCCCCGGAGGAGATCGCGGAGCAGTTCACCAGGACCGGGGGGACGCCGTTTGTTATCCGGCGACTGGACCTCCGCTACCCGGGCGGACTCTTTACGCCGCTGAGTGCGTTGAACCGGGTTCGCCGGACATTCTTAGAGAAGGTCGAAGAGGCCGTGGCCGCCGCGCATCGACCTGGGCCGGATGCGGTGCGTGCGGCCCGGGAACGGGCGGAAGCGGCGATCTCCGGGCTGGTGCGCACGGGCGGGGTCGCGAACCGGCTCCCATCGGTCTCGGTCTACACCGACACCCTTGAGGGCGTGGAGGCTGCTGTCCGGGGCGGCGCCCGGACCGTCTACTTCGAGCCGGCCGGTCCTGTGGTTCCCGCCCTCCTCGAGGAGGCCGCCGCCCTCTGCCGGGCGGGTGGTGCGGACGCTGTCTGGAAATGGCCGTCGATCACGCGACGCGCCTTCCTCGATGCAGCCGCCCCGCTCCTCCCGTCGCTCTACGATGCGGGCGTCCACGGTGTCATGGTGAGCGGGCTCGGCGCCGCTGATGCGGTGCGGGAGGCCGAACCCCGGATGAGGCTCTTTGGGGCAGCTGGGCTGAACGTCTGGAACCACTGTACCACGAGGGTTCTGGCCCCGCTCTTCCTGCGGTGCACGGCATCCCCCGAACTCCCGGCCGGCGACCTGGCCCGGCTGGCCGAGTTGACCGGGGACGCTCCCGGGCTCGAGGTGCTCGTGCAGGGGAACATCGAGGCGATGGTGACCGAGGACCGGCTGGCGGCGGTCTCCGGCGACCGGTTCCTGGGGCTGCAGGACCGGCGGAACCACGTCTTCCCGCTCCGGTGCGACAGCGAATCCCGGGTGTATATCGCCAACGCCGTCGAGACCTGCCTGATCGACCACCTGCCCCGGATCATCGGGATGGGCATCGATGCGGTCGCGATCGATGCGCGGGGACGGGGGCCCCGGTACGCCGGGGAGATGGCCCGGCTCTACCTTGCCGGGATCGAGTCCGTGGGCCGGGGAGACCCGGGCATGCTCGACGTGCTCAAGGATGAGGTAAAACAGCGGGCCCTCGGCGGTATCACCGGTGGGCATTTCGTCCGGGGACTTACAGGGTAA
- a CDS encoding DUF5804 family protein has product MNVLLIQPEGVDLYTTLLNSETSRDALRFYKPDRLEYGMRIRTASLGSALALVSELRWYIQRYVEEVLFEPEKGIFCSSSLAQQIYERDVKPASPWKYRCLYRISDHPVDTIWMDAGTTPQAYADQVEPEDTVLEVWCTEEEYPAE; this is encoded by the coding sequence ATGAACGTCCTCCTTATTCAGCCGGAGGGTGTTGATCTCTACACCACCCTGCTTAACTCCGAAACCAGCAGGGATGCCCTTCGTTTTTACAAACCCGACAGGCTGGAGTACGGTATGCGCATCCGGACGGCGTCGCTCGGGAGTGCGCTTGCTCTCGTCTCCGAGCTCCGGTGGTACATCCAGCGGTACGTCGAAGAGGTTCTCTTCGAGCCTGAGAAGGGCATCTTCTGCTCGTCCAGCCTTGCCCAACAGATCTACGAACGCGACGTGAAACCCGCATCGCCCTGGAAATACCGCTGCCTCTACCGCATCTCCGACCACCCGGTCGACACCATATGGATGGATGCGGGAACAACGCCCCAGGCATATGCGGACCAGGTTGAGCCCGAAGATACAGTGCTTGAGGTCTGGTGTACTGAAGAAGAGTACCCGGCGGAATAG
- a CDS encoding proteasome-activating nucleotidase has product MSDMDETLGNNPGSEHDMLALQIQELKAQILDYKLKNELLEKELLQLRKENGQLKRMPLFVAAVVDVLDNGEVYLRQQGNNQEYVTTVNEKLHRILKPGMKVAVNNTLSIVKTIGNIYDSRVRVMELDEQPDVTFEQVGGLKDEIEEVREAVEYPLTKPEIYERVGVEPPKGILLYGPPGTGKTLIAKAVAHQSHARFIRMSGSELVHKYIGEGAQLVRELFVLARERAPAIVFIDEIDAIGSMRTNDGTSGSAEVQRTLMQLLAEMDGFGNRGNVRIMAATNRIDMLDPALLRPGRFDRIIRVPLPDDGARLEILKIHTAKMTLAGDVDLAGIAELTGKTTGAELQAICREAGMMAVRRDAGAVERDDFLAAIKKVKREVATPDTRMYI; this is encoded by the coding sequence ATGAGTGACATGGACGAAACCCTTGGCAACAATCCTGGAAGCGAGCACGACATGCTTGCGCTCCAGATTCAGGAACTGAAGGCGCAGATCCTGGATTATAAACTAAAGAACGAGTTGCTCGAGAAAGAACTCCTGCAGCTCAGAAAAGAGAACGGCCAGTTAAAACGGATGCCGCTGTTTGTTGCAGCCGTGGTCGATGTACTCGATAACGGCGAGGTATACCTCAGACAGCAGGGCAACAACCAGGAATACGTCACCACGGTCAACGAGAAACTCCACCGCATCCTCAAGCCCGGGATGAAGGTAGCGGTGAATAATACACTCTCTATCGTCAAGACGATCGGCAACATCTACGACTCCAGGGTCAGGGTCATGGAACTCGACGAACAGCCGGACGTCACGTTCGAGCAGGTCGGCGGCCTGAAAGACGAGATCGAGGAGGTCAGGGAAGCGGTCGAGTACCCGCTCACGAAACCCGAGATCTACGAGCGTGTGGGTGTTGAGCCCCCGAAAGGCATCCTCCTCTACGGCCCGCCCGGGACCGGGAAGACCCTGATTGCAAAGGCAGTCGCCCATCAGTCCCACGCGCGGTTCATCAGGATGTCGGGGAGCGAACTCGTCCATAAGTACATCGGGGAAGGCGCGCAACTCGTGCGTGAACTCTTCGTCCTCGCCCGGGAGCGTGCTCCGGCAATCGTCTTTATCGACGAGATCGACGCGATCGGGAGCATGCGCACCAACGACGGAACCTCGGGAAGCGCCGAGGTCCAGCGGACGCTGATGCAACTCCTCGCCGAGATGGACGGGTTTGGGAACCGGGGTAACGTCAGGATCATGGCGGCAACCAACCGTATCGATATGCTGGACCCGGCCCTCCTTCGTCCGGGCCGGTTCGACCGGATCATCAGGGTTCCGCTCCCTGATGACGGGGCACGCCTCGAGATCCTGAAGATCCATACCGCGAAGATGACCCTCGCCGGGGATGTGGACCTCGCCGGGATCGCGGAACTTACCGGGAAGACCACCGGCGCGGAGCTGCAGGCGATCTGCCGTGAGGCGGGCATGATGGCGGTCCGGCGCGACGCCGGGGCCGTTGAGCGGGATGACTTCCTTGCGGCGATCAAAAAAGTGAAGCGCGAGGTGGCGACACCCGATACCCGCATGTATATCTGA
- a CDS encoding DUF126 domain-containing protein — MKGRGISRGTGTGELLVSSEPISFLSGVNPETGTVVEQGHPLEGQSIAGRVLAFPYGKGSTVGSYVIYALKQNGLAPAAIINTEAEPIIAVGAIIAGIPMVDRLPPEFSRLPPGTRVTVNGDAGEVSYDETA; from the coding sequence ATGAAAGGTAGAGGCATATCCAGGGGCACCGGAACCGGAGAGCTCCTCGTTTCATCTGAGCCCATATCGTTTCTCTCGGGTGTCAACCCCGAGACCGGTACCGTCGTGGAACAGGGCCATCCGCTTGAAGGGCAATCGATCGCCGGGCGCGTGCTGGCCTTCCCGTACGGGAAGGGATCGACGGTAGGTTCCTACGTGATCTACGCGCTGAAGCAGAACGGTCTTGCCCCTGCTGCAATCATCAATACGGAGGCTGAACCGATCATCGCGGTCGGTGCGATCATCGCGGGGATTCCCATGGTCGACCGCCTCCCGCCGGAGTTCTCCCGCCTGCCCCCCGGCACCAGGGTGACAGTGAACGGGGATGCGGGCGAGGTTTCATATGATGAGACCGCGTGA
- a CDS encoding DnaJ domain-containing protein encodes MRAVVETCYEILGVSRDATPDEIRAAYRRLAKQYHPDINQDPDANERFIAIQQAYETLIDPEARARYDIALQGGAGPAPHDPFRYRAAGGSGFSWSWQMPESGAGRTGLIARLFFWAVLVVLMLVLSLLFRVVAGCLRRQVSR; translated from the coding sequence GTGAGGGCAGTTGTGGAGACCTGCTACGAGATCCTCGGCGTCTCCCGGGACGCCACGCCTGACGAGATCCGGGCGGCGTACCGGAGGCTCGCCAAACAGTACCACCCTGATATCAACCAGGACCCGGATGCAAACGAGCGGTTCATCGCCATCCAGCAGGCATATGAGACGCTGATCGATCCTGAAGCCCGGGCACGCTACGACATCGCCCTCCAGGGTGGCGCCGGTCCTGCACCGCATGACCCGTTCCGGTACCGGGCTGCCGGCGGGAGCGGGTTCTCGTGGAGCTGGCAGATGCCTGAGTCAGGGGCCGGCAGGACCGGTCTCATCGCCCGCCTCTTCTTCTGGGCTGTCCTGGTTGTACTTATGCTTGTGCTATCGCTCCTCTTCCGGGTTGTCGCGGGGTGCCTGCGGCGGCAGGTCTCACGGTAG
- a CDS encoding rubredoxin, which translates to MEKVKRYRCKYCNYIYSPLRGEPHRGIPAGTAFEDLPLDYICPVCGATGKGPIGAWGFEPWEPTRYACKICGYVYDKKRGEPLRGYPKGTAFEDLPEDYTCPVCGLDPKITSFYGPVGKAQFEPILDV; encoded by the coding sequence ATGGAGAAAGTGAAACGATACCGGTGCAAGTACTGTAACTACATCTACTCGCCGTTGCGGGGCGAGCCTCACCGCGGCATCCCGGCAGGGACTGCATTTGAGGATCTACCTCTGGACTACATATGCCCGGTCTGTGGTGCGACCGGCAAAGGGCCGATCGGGGCGTGGGGGTTTGAGCCATGGGAGCCGACAAGGTACGCCTGCAAGATATGCGGCTACGTGTACGACAAAAAGCGCGGTGAGCCGCTCCGGGGCTACCCGAAGGGCACAGCATTCGAAGACCTGCCTGAGGACTACACCTGCCCGGTCTGCGGCCTGGACCCGAAGATCACGAGTTTTTACGGGCCGGTCGGCAAGGCACAGTTTGAGCCTATCCTGGATGTCTGA
- the recQ gene encoding DNA helicase RecQ, with protein sequence MESKHSILEKYFGYTSFLPHQEEIIDAVLAQRDVLAVMATGGGKSLCYQLPALVFGGLTVVVSPLIALMKDQVDGLRANGIPAATINSSLGYGERRIIERVILEGRIRVLYVSPERAVQPFFLSLLKKADVRLIAIDEAHCISMWGHNFRPEYRRLRVLKERFPAVPVIALTATAIPAVQDDIAKQLALKNPARFVGSFNRTNLTYRVVPKTRYFPRLVRYLNEHRDDAGIIYCFSQKATEDLAEKLRGKGFSALPYHAGLPDAVRDEHQEAFSHGDVGIICATVAFGMGIDKPDVRFVIHTDLPKDLESYYQETGRAGRDGEPADCILFYSRGDYNTIRYLIEKECADATRKDAAYRKAGAMLDYCETTGCRRKFLLTYFGEAYPEERCGGCDRCETPVKVFDGTRAASMIIACISEVGERFGASYVADVLVGSKSARVRENGHDALPAYNSGEGYTRDQWLRFVQEMVRKGFITSTGGRYPVLVLNDRSREVVGGSLPVPLTEPEPAGVVAAETADDYDEVLFARLRQLRKVVADLEHVPPFVVFHDRSLKEMAKYYPRTGVAFLQVYGVSEGKLQRYGRMFLDAIDKHCAEAGIAPERRRG encoded by the coding sequence ATGGAGAGCAAGCACAGCATTCTTGAGAAATACTTCGGCTACACGTCGTTTCTCCCCCACCAGGAAGAGATCATCGATGCTGTGCTCGCCCAAAGGGACGTCCTCGCCGTCATGGCGACCGGGGGCGGCAAATCCCTCTGTTACCAGCTCCCGGCGCTTGTCTTCGGGGGGCTCACGGTCGTCGTCTCACCGCTCATCGCCCTTATGAAAGACCAGGTCGACGGTCTGCGGGCGAACGGCATCCCTGCGGCGACGATCAACAGTTCGCTCGGGTACGGGGAGCGGCGGATCATCGAGCGGGTGATCCTCGAAGGCCGCATCAGGGTCCTCTATGTCTCTCCTGAACGTGCCGTGCAGCCGTTCTTCCTCTCGCTCCTCAAGAAGGCCGACGTCAGGCTCATCGCCATCGACGAGGCGCACTGCATATCGATGTGGGGCCATAACTTCCGGCCCGAGTACCGCCGGCTCCGGGTGCTCAAAGAACGGTTCCCGGCAGTCCCGGTCATCGCCCTGACCGCGACCGCCATCCCCGCCGTCCAGGACGACATCGCAAAGCAGCTCGCCCTGAAAAACCCTGCCCGGTTCGTCGGGAGTTTCAACCGGACGAACCTCACCTACCGGGTGGTGCCGAAGACCCGCTACTTCCCGCGGCTTGTGAGGTATCTCAACGAGCACCGGGACGATGCCGGCATCATCTACTGCTTCTCCCAGAAGGCGACGGAAGACCTCGCTGAGAAACTCCGGGGCAAGGGTTTTTCGGCGCTCCCCTACCATGCCGGCCTCCCTGACGCCGTCCGCGACGAGCACCAGGAGGCCTTCTCCCACGGCGACGTCGGTATCATCTGCGCCACCGTCGCCTTCGGCATGGGCATCGACAAGCCCGATGTCCGGTTCGTCATCCACACCGACCTCCCAAAGGACCTCGAGTCCTACTACCAGGAGACCGGCCGGGCGGGGAGAGACGGGGAGCCGGCGGACTGTATTCTCTTCTACAGCCGGGGCGACTACAACACGATCCGCTACCTCATCGAGAAGGAGTGTGCCGATGCGACGCGGAAGGATGCGGCCTACCGGAAGGCGGGAGCGATGCTCGACTACTGCGAGACCACCGGGTGCCGGAGGAAGTTCCTGCTCACCTACTTCGGTGAGGCCTACCCTGAGGAGCGGTGCGGAGGGTGCGACCGGTGCGAGACGCCGGTGAAGGTCTTTGATGGGACCCGTGCGGCATCGATGATCATCGCCTGCATCAGCGAGGTCGGGGAGCGGTTCGGGGCGTCCTATGTCGCTGATGTGCTGGTAGGGTCGAAGAGCGCGAGGGTTCGCGAGAACGGGCACGACGCCCTCCCTGCCTACAACTCGGGCGAGGGCTACACCCGCGACCAGTGGCTGCGCTTCGTCCAGGAGATGGTCAGGAAGGGGTTCATCACCTCGACCGGCGGCCGGTACCCGGTCCTCGTGCTGAATGACCGGAGCAGGGAGGTGGTCGGGGGCAGTCTCCCGGTGCCGCTCACCGAACCGGAACCGGCGGGCGTCGTCGCGGCAGAAACCGCTGACGACTATGACGAGGTTCTCTTCGCGCGGCTCCGCCAGCTCCGGAAGGTCGTTGCCGACCTCGAGCACGTGCCGCCGTTCGTCGTCTTCCACGACCGGAGCCTCAAAGAGATGGCGAAGTACTACCCGCGCACCGGTGTTGCGTTCCTCCAGGTCTACGGCGTCAGCGAGGGGAAACTGCAGCGCTATGGCAGGATGTTCCTTGACGCCATCGACAAACACTGCGCTGAAGCGGGAATCGCGCCGGAGCGCCGCCGCGGGTAA
- a CDS encoding endonuclease/exonuclease/phosphatase family protein — translation MRLISWNVDLFRSGPKSVEKKVEAVCQHSPDIVAFQEVTDRDLPLFREELENYGLLYIVDSLALVEIARVAYMAERLNDLRARNPSDPFQFAYSISRLSEQCSPFGEPKDLGCLIASRYPLTPLNPLDFDVPWKQQVVSAVVSAPRGEIEVHNVHVPTAIGGRRNEIVKAETLVGIYQRLAVRSARPRILCGDLHSPEAELPDGTIVPFYRDILQDGPLTAASGSEEYLGRPRKWWYNAEMNVLCGLARYDLPDVFRRLHGYRAREYSWCPDRGPEDVPKCKRYDHIFASASLNPTACWYLHDLRGQGLSDHSGVLMDFDP, via the coding sequence ATGCGGCTCATATCATGGAACGTAGATCTCTTCCGCTCCGGTCCAAAGAGCGTGGAGAAGAAGGTCGAAGCGGTCTGCCAGCACTCCCCTGATATCGTCGCCTTCCAGGAGGTGACGGACCGGGATCTGCCGCTCTTCCGCGAAGAACTGGAGAATTACGGGCTGCTCTACATTGTAGACAGCCTTGCGCTGGTTGAGATCGCCCGGGTGGCCTATATGGCCGAGCGGTTGAACGATCTCAGGGCGCGAAACCCGAGTGACCCGTTCCAGTTCGCATACAGCATCTCCCGGCTCTCCGAGCAGTGCTCACCGTTTGGGGAGCCGAAGGATCTTGGGTGCCTGATAGCGAGCAGGTACCCGCTCACCCCACTCAATCCGCTCGATTTTGACGTCCCGTGGAAACAGCAGGTGGTCTCTGCCGTCGTCAGTGCGCCCCGGGGTGAGATCGAGGTCCACAACGTCCATGTTCCCACGGCGATAGGCGGCCGGAGAAACGAGATCGTCAAGGCCGAGACACTGGTCGGGATCTACCAGCGCCTTGCCGTCAGGTCGGCAAGACCGCGGATCCTCTGCGGTGACCTCCACAGCCCTGAGGCGGAGCTCCCCGACGGGACGATCGTCCCCTTTTACCGCGACATCCTCCAGGACGGACCCCTCACTGCAGCCTCCGGAAGCGAGGAGTACCTCGGGCGGCCGCGAAAGTGGTGGTACAACGCCGAGATGAACGTCCTCTGCGGCCTTGCGAGATACGACCTCCCCGACGTCTTCCGGAGGCTGCACGGTTACCGGGCCCGGGAGTACAGCTGGTGCCCCGACCGCGGACCTGAGGATGTCCCGAAGTGTAAGCGCTACGATCACATCTTCGCGTCTGCGAGCCTCAACCCGACGGCGTGTTGGTACCTGCACGACCTGCGGGGGCAGGGGTTGAGCGATCACTCCGGTGTCCTGATGGATTTTGACCCGTGA